The Procambarus clarkii isolate CNS0578487 chromosome 24, FALCON_Pclarkii_2.0, whole genome shotgun sequence genome includes a region encoding these proteins:
- the LOC138367975 gene encoding zinc finger protein 83-like — protein MKTHMLVHSGDKPHKCPECGKRFRQLVHMKHHMFVHSSDKPHECPECGKRFSQLEYMKRHMIVHSGDKPHKCQECGKVFTHLGTMKTHMLVHSGDKPHKCPECGKRFTYLGNMKTHMMMHMNQKPFKCAECGKKFRHRGAIIRHMLVHSGDKPYECPECGKRFRQLGHMKHHMLVHSSDRPHECPECGKRFSQLEYMKRHMIVHSGDKPHKCQECGKVFTRLANMKTHMLVHSGDKPHKCPECGKRFSYLGNMKTHMMMHTNQKPFECAECGKKFRHRGTIILHMLVHFGDRAHECLQCGKKFKRLGYMKMHKMIHSGDKLSTLSVGDD, from the coding sequence atgaagactcacatgttagtgcattcaggtgacaaacctcataaaTGTCCAGAATGTGGGAAAAGATTTAGACAACTTGTACATATGAAGCATCACATGTTTGTGCATTcaagtgacaaacctcacgaatgtccagagtgtgggaagagattcagtcaacttgaatatatgaagcgtcacatgatcgtgcattcaggtgacaaacctcacaagtgtcaagAGTGTGGGAAAGTATTCACTCATCTTGgaactatgaagactcacatgctagtgcattcaggtgacaaacctcataagtgtccagagtgtgggaagagattcacttatcttggaaatatgaagacacaCATGATGATGCATATGAATCAAAAACCTTttaaatgtgctgagtgtgggaaAAAATTTAGACACCGTGGAGCTATAatacgtcacatgttagtgcattcaggtgacaaaccttatgagtgtccagagtgtgggaaaagattcagacaACTTGGACATATGAAGCATCACATGCTCGTGCATTCAAGTGAtagacctcacgagtgtccagagtgtgggaagagattcagtcaacttgaatatatgaagcgtcacatgatcgtgcattcaggtgacaaacctcataagtgtcaagAGTGTGGGAAAGTATTCACTCGTCTtgcaaatatgaagactcacatgttagtgcattcaggtgacaaacctcataagtgtccagagtgtgggaagagattctcttatcttggaaatatgaagacacaCATGATGATGCATACGAATCAAAAGCCTtttgaatgtgctgagtgtgggaaAAAATTTAGACATCGTGGAACTATAATACTTCACATGCTAGTGCATTTTGGTGACAGAGCTCATGAGTGTCTAcaatgtgggaagaaattcaagcGACTTGGATATATGAAGATGCACAAGATGATACATTCAGGTGATAAGCTAAGCACTTTGAGTGTGGGAGATGATTGA